The Triplophysa dalaica isolate WHDGS20190420 chromosome 5, ASM1584641v1, whole genome shotgun sequence genome window below encodes:
- the LOC130420720 gene encoding histone H1-like isoform X1, producing MAETAPAPAAPPAKAPKKKSAAKPKTAGPGASDLIVKAVTASKERNGVSLAALKKALTAGGYDVEKNNSRVKLAIKSLVTKGTLVQTKGTGASGSFKLNKKQVETKKPAKKAAPKAKKPAVKKPAAAAKKPKTAAAKKTAAKKSPKKVKKPAATAAKKATKSPKKAKKPAAPKKAAKSPKKAAKSPKKVKAAKPKTTKPKAAKPKRAAPKKK from the coding sequence ATGGCAGAAACCGCTCCAGCTCCAGCAGCCCCGCCGGCGAAAGCGCCCAAGAAGAAATCTGCAGCCAAACCCAAGACAGCGGGTCCAGGCGCGAGTGATCTCATCGTTAAAGCCGTGACGGCCTCCAAGGAGAGAAACGGTGTGTCTCTGGCCGCCCTGAAGAAAGCTCTCACCGCCGGCGGATACGATGTGGAGAAGAACAACTCCCGCGTCAAGCTCGCCATCAAGAGCCTCGTGACTAAAGGCACGCTGGTCCAGACTAAAGGAACCGGAGCTTCAGGATCTTTCAAACTCAACAAAAAACAAGTCGAGACTAAGAAGCCAGCGAAGAAAGCCGCTCCTAAAGCAAAGAAGCCCGCAGTGAAGAAGCCCGCCGCTGCTGCAAAGAAGCCGAAGACCGCAGCGGCGAAGAAGACCGCCGCCAAGAAATCTCCCAAGAAGGTCAAGAAACCTGCCGCCACCGCCGCTAAAAAGGCAACGAAGAGCCCCAAGAAGGCGAAGAAGCCAGCGGCCCCCAAGAAAGCAGCCAAGAGTCCGAAGAAAGCCGCTAAAAGCCCCAAGAAGGTCAAGGCTGCAAAACCCAAGACGACAAAGCCCAAAGCAGCGAAGCCTAAAAGGGCCGCCCCGAAAAAGAAGTAA
- the LOC130420754 gene encoding histone H2A-like, with amino-acid sequence MSGRGKTGGKARAKAKTRSSRAGLQFPVGRVHRLLRKGNYAHRVGAGAPVYLAAVLEYLTAEILELAGNAARDNKKTRIIPRHLQLAVRNDEELNKLLGRVTIAQGGVLPNIQAVLLPKKTEKPAKTK; translated from the coding sequence ATGAGCGGCAGAGGCAAAACCGGCGGCAAAGCGAGAGCTAAGGCCAAGACTCGCTCCTCTAGAGCAGGACTTCAGTTCCCCGTGGGCCGCGTCCACAGACTCCTCCGTAAAGGCAACTATGCGCATCGTGTGGGTGCTGGTGCCCCAGTGTATCTGGCCGCCGTGCTCGAGTACCTGACCGCTGAGATCCTCGAGTTGGCCGGAAACGCTGCTCGTGACAACAAGAAGACTCGCATCATCCCCCGTCACCTGCAGCTGGCGGTGCGCAACGACGAGGAGCTGAACAAGCTTTTGGGCAGAGTGACCATCGCTCAGGGCGGCGTTCTGCCCAACATCCAGGCCGTGCTGTTGCCAAAGAAGACCGAGAAGCCCGCCAAGACCAAGTAA
- the LOC130420768 gene encoding histone H2A-like: MSGRGKTGGKSRAKAKTRSSRAGLQFPVGRVHRLLRKGNYAHRVGAGAPVYLAAVLEYLTAEILELAGNAARDNKKSRIIPRHLQLAVRNDEELNRLLGGVTIAQGGVLPNIQAVLLPKKTDKPAKTK; this comes from the coding sequence ATGAGTGGAAGAGGTAAAACCGGCGGCAAATCAAGAGCAAAGGCCAAGACTAGGTCATCCAGAGCGGGTCTTCAGTTTCCCGTCGGCCGTGTTCACAGGCTACTTCGCAAAGGTAATTACGCACATCGCGTCGGTGCCGGAGCTCCAGTGTATCTAGCCGCTGTCCTCGAGTATCTCACCGCTGAGATCCTGGAGTTGGCCGGAAATGCCGCTCGGGACAACAAGAAGAGTCGGATCATTCCCCGCCATCTACAGCTGGCCGTGCGTAACGACGAGGAGTTGAACAGACTTCTGGGCGGCGTGACCATCGCTCAGGGCGGTGTGTTGCCCAACATCCAGGCGGTCTTACTGCCCAAGAAGACCGACAAACCCGCTAAGACCAAGTAA
- the LOC130420720 gene encoding histone H1-like isoform X2 → MAETAPAPAAPPAKAPKKKSAAKPKTAGPGASDLIVKAVTASKERNGVSLAALKKALTAGGYDVEKNNSRVKLAIKSLVTKGTLVQTKGTGASGSFKLNKKQVETKKPAKKAAPKAKKPAVKKPAAKSPKKVKKPAATAAKKATKSPKKAKKPAAPKKAAKSPKKAAKSPKKVKAAKPKTTKPKAAKPKRAAPKKK, encoded by the exons ATGGCAGAAACCGCTCCAGCTCCAGCAGCCCCGCCGGCGAAAGCGCCCAAGAAGAAATCTGCAGCCAAACCCAAGACAGCGGGTCCAGGCGCGAGTGATCTCATCGTTAAAGCCGTGACGGCCTCCAAGGAGAGAAACGGTGTGTCTCTGGCCGCCCTGAAGAAAGCTCTCACCGCCGGCGGATACGATGTGGAGAAGAACAACTCCCGCGTCAAGCTCGCCATCAAGAGCCTCGTGACTAAAGGCACGCTGGTCCAGACTAAAGGAACCGGAGCTTCAGGATCTTTCAAACTCAACAAAAAACAAGTCGAGACTAAGAAGCCAGCGAAGAAAGCCGCTCCTAAAGCAAAGAAGCCCGCAGTGAAGAAGCCCGCCGCT AAATCTCCCAAGAAGGTCAAGAAACCTGCCGCCACCGCCGCTAAAAAGGCAACGAAGAGCCCCAAGAAGGCGAAGAAGCCAGCGGCCCCCAAGAAAGCAGCCAAGAGTCCGAAGAAAGCCGCTAAAAGCCCCAAGAAGGTCAAGGCTGCAAAACCCAAGACGACAAAGCCCAAAGCAGCGAAGCCTAAAAGGGCCGCCCCGAAAAAGAAGTAA